In one Pseudomonas sp. 31-12 genomic region, the following are encoded:
- a CDS encoding aminotransferase class I/II-fold pyridoxal phosphate-dependent enzyme: protein MPTLSPDLEFARFCPILGVVQKVRETLHPVIDLGVGVPGFLPAPHIVEAAVKAACEHTGGYGSSRGDEALLAAYLGYLHGQGFTHYREQNLVAGLGAKHLLFSVLRAIIRPGDEILVSTPCWPTYFDIADLVGAGVVNVTCSAQTGFKMTAQALEEALSDKVQVVMLNSPGNPTGAVYCAEELAALAQVLRKKDVWIISDDVYQRFVYDMDSCPSLLSVAPDLSDRIIKIDSVSKLYGMPGWRVGLLAANERIAAAVTTLNSNSISNIPPIAAAAAAAAFSGDQAFSYAARDRLYSQRQALLADLQGAPHLRFCEPAGAFYLFMDISQVLGKSLHGRLIADDEAFCALLLEEYGVALIPGSFFGAPGHARLSYSSDVEQVRSGAARLREFLSAVS, encoded by the coding sequence ATGCCTACTCTTTCGCCAGATCTCGAATTTGCACGGTTTTGCCCGATCCTGGGTGTCGTTCAGAAAGTCAGGGAAACCCTGCATCCAGTGATCGATCTCGGTGTCGGTGTGCCGGGTTTTCTTCCGGCGCCGCACATCGTCGAAGCGGCCGTCAAAGCTGCCTGCGAACACACCGGCGGTTATGGCTCAAGCCGCGGAGATGAAGCGCTGCTGGCGGCGTATCTGGGTTACCTGCATGGACAGGGGTTCACGCACTATCGCGAGCAGAATCTGGTGGCCGGCCTCGGCGCCAAGCACCTGTTGTTCAGTGTGCTGCGCGCGATCATCCGCCCCGGCGACGAGATCCTCGTGTCCACCCCTTGCTGGCCGACCTATTTCGACATTGCCGATCTGGTCGGAGCGGGCGTGGTCAACGTCACCTGCTCGGCGCAAACCGGTTTCAAGATGACGGCGCAAGCCCTTGAAGAAGCCTTGTCCGACAAGGTGCAGGTGGTGATGCTGAACTCGCCGGGCAACCCTACCGGCGCCGTGTATTGCGCCGAGGAACTCGCTGCGTTGGCACAGGTGCTGCGTAAAAAGGATGTCTGGATCATTTCGGATGACGTCTATCAGCGATTCGTCTACGACATGGATAGCTGCCCCAGTCTGCTGTCGGTCGCACCGGATCTGAGCGACCGCATCATCAAGATCGACAGCGTATCCAAACTCTATGGAATGCCGGGCTGGCGCGTCGGGCTGTTGGCGGCCAATGAACGAATTGCCGCCGCAGTCACCACGCTCAATTCCAACTCGATCTCCAATATCCCGCCGATCGCGGCGGCTGCGGCAGCGGCGGCCTTCAGCGGTGACCAGGCGTTCTCCTACGCCGCAAGAGACCGCTTGTACAGTCAGCGCCAGGCATTGCTCGCCGACTTGCAGGGGGCGCCACACCTGAGGTTCTGCGAACCAGCGGGGGCGTTTTATCTGTTCATGGATATCAGCCAGGTCCTGGGCAAATCCCTGCACGGCAGGTTGATCGCCGATGACGAGGCATTTTGCGCCTTGCTGCTGGAGGAATACGGCGTCGCGCTGATTCCCGGCAGCTTTTTTGGCGCACCGGGTCATGCGCGATTGTCGTACTCCAGCGATGTCGAGCAGGTCAGGTCCGGGGCCGCGCGCTTGAGAGAGTTCCTGTCTGCCGTTTCGTGA
- a CDS encoding FAD/NAD(P)-binding protein: MKNAFAIVGCGATAIAFLQRHLDRVAACNAPAGTIYLFEKREDFGRGAAYEADLQSNILNTKTGFITPYPHLLGHFQRWLEDHPGAWRHAFPEFCPTPESFAPRALFGVYLQHQIKKIVLRGASLGCQLVLMNAEVCAIDLIDGMETVRTQCGLSIATHKVLLFCGPLAKKIDPDQHDERVLATPYPVARLLKTISPDERVAVIGARLSAIDTVIALIEGGHRELIRMHSRSGYFPVVRATQERVELQHLTREGVRALVAQNGPLQISDLVALFRKELAAHDPASASAVIPLPAPPADVISFIENEINASQAPRIWQAILYATNGFIEHLWQALDDTAQARFMKEYFSFFMAYRVSIPAENARKILGYLRSGQLEFIPGAFTAPEPVDVPGLSIRVAGCEHVYDRVIYATGFPRDANLIESTLLSSLINNGTATCHPMGGICVDPDTYRIQGRTGSARQIYAVGELTVGQFFFTSALEINGRHAFCCADALQWREETHRVERVEEHV; encoded by the coding sequence ATGAAAAATGCCTTTGCAATCGTAGGCTGCGGCGCGACGGCTATCGCATTCCTGCAACGTCACCTGGATCGCGTCGCGGCATGCAACGCACCGGCCGGGACCATTTACCTCTTCGAAAAACGCGAAGACTTCGGGCGCGGCGCGGCATATGAGGCTGATTTGCAGAGCAACATCCTCAATACCAAGACAGGTTTCATTACGCCCTATCCGCATCTCCTTGGTCATTTCCAGCGTTGGTTAGAGGACCATCCCGGGGCGTGGCGGCATGCCTTTCCCGAGTTTTGTCCGACCCCGGAGAGCTTTGCTCCGCGGGCCTTGTTCGGCGTTTATTTGCAGCACCAGATCAAGAAGATCGTATTGCGTGGCGCCTCGCTCGGCTGCCAATTGGTGCTGATGAATGCCGAGGTCTGCGCTATCGATCTGATTGACGGAATGGAGACCGTGCGGACGCAATGCGGGCTGAGTATCGCCACGCACAAGGTCTTGCTGTTCTGCGGGCCGTTGGCCAAGAAAATTGATCCGGACCAGCACGACGAGCGCGTCCTGGCGACACCCTATCCGGTTGCGCGCCTGCTCAAAACAATCTCCCCGGACGAGCGGGTGGCCGTCATCGGTGCGCGGTTGAGCGCCATTGACACGGTGATCGCGCTGATCGAGGGCGGGCATCGCGAGTTGATTCGCATGCATTCGCGTAGCGGCTATTTCCCCGTGGTTCGCGCAACCCAGGAGCGCGTCGAGCTCCAGCACCTGACCCGCGAGGGTGTTCGCGCGCTGGTCGCGCAAAACGGGCCTTTGCAGATTAGTGATCTGGTCGCACTGTTTCGCAAGGAACTGGCCGCCCACGACCCGGCCTCGGCGAGTGCCGTGATCCCTCTGCCAGCACCGCCGGCTGACGTCATCAGCTTCATCGAAAACGAGATCAATGCCTCGCAAGCACCGCGTATCTGGCAGGCCATCCTCTATGCAACCAACGGCTTCATCGAACACCTTTGGCAGGCGCTGGACGACACTGCACAAGCCAGGTTCATGAAAGAGTATTTCAGCTTCTTCATGGCTTACCGCGTCTCCATCCCGGCGGAAAACGCGCGCAAGATCCTCGGTTACCTGCGAAGCGGCCAGCTGGAGTTCATCCCCGGTGCGTTTACCGCACCCGAGCCAGTTGATGTGCCGGGACTGAGCATTCGGGTGGCGGGCTGTGAGCATGTCTATGATCGGGTGATCTACGCAACGGGCTTTCCTCGAGATGCGAACCTCATTGAGTCGACCTTGCTGAGCTCGCTGATCAACAACGGCACGGCCACCTGTCATCCTATGGGGGGCATCTGCGTCGACCCGGATACCTACCGCATTCAGGGCCGGACGGGCTCGGCGCGGCAGATTTATGCGGTTGGCGAGCTGACCGTGGGACAGTTCTTCTTCACCTCTGCGCTGGAAATCAACGGGCGACACGCCTTCTGTTGCGCGGACGCGCTGCAATGGCGCGAAGAAACGCACAGGGTTGAGCGCGTGGAAGAGCATGTCTGA
- a CDS encoding AraC family transcriptional regulator, translated as MEQSDAFILQNTAIYRDELVRLLTQRFPAPGLYETAIAPLHVIRFDTPSELIHTVHKPALCLIVQGQKEIGLGDDRYLYDPLSYLVVSVTLPVSGRVLVASPEAPYLCIRFDFEATDIAQVIADAPPTGVPDEPELGLFLEKVDVPLLETMLRLVRLLETPRDIGMLAPLALRELYYRLVRGVHGRRLYELALGDSQTRRVTRAIDWLNNHYTQPLRIEELARVANLGSSTLHHRFKAVTAMSPLQYQKQLRLQEARRLMLGEGLDVASACYRVGYESPSQFSREYSRQFGCPPSRDTSRTRRPA; from the coding sequence ATGGAACAAAGCGATGCTTTCATCCTTCAAAACACAGCCATTTACCGCGACGAACTGGTCCGTCTACTGACACAACGGTTTCCGGCGCCGGGTCTCTATGAGACCGCCATAGCGCCTCTGCATGTCATTCGTTTTGACACTCCCTCCGAGCTTATCCATACCGTTCACAAGCCGGCACTTTGCCTGATCGTGCAAGGGCAAAAGGAAATCGGCCTGGGTGACGACCGTTACCTGTACGACCCACTCAGTTACCTGGTGGTATCGGTGACACTTCCGGTTTCTGGTCGTGTGCTGGTGGCCAGCCCCGAGGCGCCCTATCTGTGTATCCGTTTTGATTTCGAGGCTACGGACATCGCTCAGGTCATCGCCGATGCTCCTCCGACGGGAGTCCCGGACGAACCGGAACTTGGTCTTTTCCTTGAAAAAGTCGATGTTCCCCTGCTGGAAACAATGCTTCGGCTGGTGCGATTGCTAGAGACGCCACGGGACATCGGCATGCTGGCGCCGCTTGCCTTGCGGGAACTGTATTATCGCCTCGTACGAGGTGTACACGGCCGCCGTCTGTATGAGCTGGCCCTCGGTGATTCGCAAACGCGGCGGGTGACGCGAGCAATCGATTGGTTGAATAACCACTACACCCAACCATTACGCATCGAAGAGCTTGCCCGGGTAGCCAATTTGGGCAGCTCTACTTTGCATCACCGCTTCAAGGCAGTGACGGCCATGAGTCCGCTGCAGTATCAGAAGCAACTCCGTCTGCAGGAAGCCCGCCGTCTGATGCTCGGCGAAGGGCTGGATGTGGCGAGTGCATGTTATCGAGTGGGCTACGAAAGCCCATCGCAATTCAGCCGAGAATACAGTCGTCAATTCGGGTGTCCGCCATCCAGGGATACCAGCCGAACTCGCCGCCCTGCGTGA
- a CDS encoding Atu4866 domain-containing protein, producing MKNAKDAVHDHRYAGMWVTADGFIRHELLETGRYDEARGKNRSAYQGRYEMVGNYIQYWDDSGFTADGYFQDDVLYHAGMVLFRQ from the coding sequence ATGAAAAATGCCAAAGACGCCGTTCACGATCATCGTTACGCAGGCATGTGGGTCACTGCTGATGGGTTCATCCGTCACGAGCTTCTGGAGACTGGGCGTTACGATGAGGCCCGTGGTAAAAACAGGAGCGCCTATCAAGGCCGCTACGAAATGGTGGGCAACTACATCCAGTACTGGGACGATAGCGGCTTCACCGCCGATGGGTATTTTCAGGACGATGTGCTGTATCACGCCGGCATGGTTCTTTTTCGGCAATGA
- a CDS encoding SDR family NAD(P)-dependent oxidoreductase encodes MTDINNSTPNEVAGKVALVTGAASGIGKAIALLLHARGAKVIAEDMNPEVETLARPGLVPLVADITQDGAAERAVALAVEQFGRLDILVNNAGIIINKLVIDMTREDWERIQAVNATAAFLHSREAVKAMIPNQSGSIVNIASYASYFAFPTISAYTASKGALAQLTRTLALEVIAHGIRVNAIGVGDVVTNILNEVVDDGPAFLARHGEAAPIGRAAQPEEIAEVVAFVASDRASFLVGSVVMADGGMTVTAG; translated from the coding sequence ATGACCGATATCAACAACAGCACGCCAAACGAAGTAGCAGGCAAAGTCGCTCTGGTAACTGGCGCGGCCAGTGGCATCGGCAAGGCGATCGCGCTTTTGCTGCACGCCCGCGGGGCGAAGGTCATCGCCGAAGATATGAACCCCGAGGTGGAGACGCTGGCTCGCCCGGGCCTCGTCCCCCTGGTAGCCGACATCACTCAGGACGGCGCCGCGGAGCGCGCGGTCGCATTGGCTGTCGAACAATTCGGTCGGCTGGACATCCTGGTCAATAACGCCGGCATCATCATCAACAAACTGGTCATCGACATGACCCGTGAAGATTGGGAGCGCATTCAAGCGGTCAATGCCACGGCGGCATTCCTGCATAGTCGCGAAGCGGTCAAAGCGATGATCCCTAATCAATCCGGTTCGATTGTCAACATCGCGTCCTACGCATCGTATTTCGCTTTCCCTACCATTTCAGCCTACACCGCCTCCAAAGGTGCGCTTGCCCAACTGACGCGCACCCTGGCGCTCGAGGTCATTGCCCACGGCATCCGTGTCAATGCCATCGGCGTGGGGGATGTGGTGACCAATATCCTCAACGAGGTGGTCGACGATGGCCCTGCATTTCTTGCCAGACACGGTGAAGCCGCCCCCATCGGCCGCGCAGCACAACCGGAGGAAATCGCTGAAGTGGTCGCCTTCGTCGCCTCGGATCGGGCCAGTTTCCTGGTCGGCTCGGTGGTCATGGCCGACGGCGGCATGACCGTGACTGCCGGGTGA
- a CDS encoding helix-turn-helix domain-containing protein, protein MANTERPSLEQASTSSPGIRITGESMREYLPGEPQALSAHPEIKDIVIQLFTHCSVIEPILVPAVVEPLLVLVLAGAARVEERVLGGEWEAADVSAGDFFLTSSDEPYEMRWQTRGGDTFEVMHLYLGLPLIEQASRELLGEHVRAVRLRDVSGARDARVAFVMEQLRTEWVEERSPSSLFARSLAQALAVHLVRTYLCDIQPGRRVNALQAYKLRKVTDAMTAHLSAEFSLAKLARLAELSDYHFSRMFKRATGLSPSQYFIRLRMVRARQLLLETRRSVIDVGLEVGYSSPSHFSQVFRREVGVTPSEFRGA, encoded by the coding sequence ATGGCGAATACCGAGCGGCCGTCCCTGGAACAGGCGTCGACATCCTCCCCAGGCATACGCATCACTGGGGAGTCGATGCGTGAATACCTGCCAGGCGAGCCGCAGGCTTTATCCGCGCACCCGGAAATCAAGGACATTGTGATTCAGTTGTTCACCCATTGCAGCGTCATTGAACCCATTCTGGTGCCTGCGGTGGTGGAGCCGCTGCTCGTACTGGTGCTGGCGGGGGCGGCGAGGGTGGAGGAGCGCGTACTGGGTGGAGAGTGGGAAGCGGCAGATGTCAGCGCTGGCGATTTCTTCCTCACCAGTTCCGATGAGCCGTATGAAATGCGCTGGCAGACTCGCGGGGGCGATACCTTCGAAGTCATGCACCTCTATCTGGGTTTACCGCTGATCGAGCAAGCTTCGAGGGAGCTGCTGGGTGAACACGTAAGGGCTGTACGGTTGCGCGATGTATCAGGTGCACGGGACGCACGAGTTGCGTTTGTCATGGAGCAGTTGCGCACTGAGTGGGTCGAAGAGCGCTCGCCCAGCTCCCTTTTCGCCCGCTCTCTGGCACAAGCGCTGGCAGTACATCTTGTGCGCACCTATCTCTGCGACATCCAGCCTGGGCGTCGGGTCAACGCATTACAAGCGTACAAGCTGCGCAAAGTCACTGACGCGATGACTGCGCATCTGAGCGCTGAATTCAGCCTGGCAAAGCTGGCAAGGCTCGCCGAGCTAAGTGACTACCACTTCAGCCGCATGTTCAAGCGTGCTACGGGACTGTCGCCTTCACAGTATTTCATTCGCTTGCGCATGGTCCGCGCGCGGCAGCTGTTGCTTGAGACCCGGCGTAGCGTCATCGACGTCGGACTGGAGGTCGGCTACTCAAGCCCAAGTCACTTCTCCCAGGTGTTTCGTCGTGAGGTTGGCGTAACGCCCAGCGAGTTTCGTGGGGCTTGA
- a CDS encoding SDR family oxidoreductase has product MSSIHNKVVLITGASSGIGEAAARLIAAKGASVVLGARRTERLEKLVSEIRAEGGSASACALDVTDLSAMQAFVDFAKAQYGKVDVIINNAGVMPLSPLASLKVAEWNQMLDVNVRGVLHGIAAVLPGMEAQGYGQVINISSIGGLAVSPTAAVYCATKFAVRAISDGLRQETDKIRVTVVCPGVVESELADSISDEVAREEMRAFRRVALNADAIARALAYAIEQPDDVDVSEIVVRPTASPH; this is encoded by the coding sequence ATGTCGAGCATCCACAACAAAGTCGTACTGATTACCGGGGCAAGCAGTGGTATTGGCGAAGCTGCGGCCAGGCTGATCGCAGCCAAAGGTGCCAGCGTGGTGCTTGGTGCCCGTCGTACTGAGCGTCTGGAAAAACTTGTGAGCGAGATCCGGGCCGAAGGTGGCTCGGCAAGTGCCTGCGCGCTGGACGTTACGGATTTGAGTGCAATGCAGGCGTTCGTGGATTTTGCCAAGGCGCAATACGGCAAGGTGGATGTGATCATCAACAATGCCGGCGTGATGCCGCTGTCTCCTCTGGCCTCGTTGAAGGTCGCGGAATGGAACCAGATGCTCGACGTCAACGTTCGCGGGGTGCTGCATGGCATTGCCGCCGTCTTGCCGGGCATGGAGGCGCAAGGGTACGGGCAGGTCATCAATATTTCATCGATCGGCGGCCTTGCGGTGTCCCCGACAGCCGCAGTGTATTGCGCTACAAAGTTCGCGGTCAGGGCTATCTCGGATGGCTTGCGACAGGAAACGGACAAGATTCGGGTAACCGTGGTCTGCCCGGGAGTTGTCGAATCCGAACTGGCCGATTCGATTTCCGATGAGGTGGCGCGAGAGGAAATGAGAGCCTTCCGTCGCGTGGCGCTCAACGCAGATGCCATTGCGCGAGCGCTCGCCTATGCCATCGAACAGCCCGACGATGTTGATGTCAGTGAAATTGTCGTTCGTCCTACTGCTAGCCCGCATTGA
- a CDS encoding Bax inhibitor-1/YccA family protein codes for MREQDYAVNNSVQAEQLEVSRVLRNTYGLLALTLAFSGVMAFVAQQMRVGYPNIFVVLIGFYGLFFLTNKLRDSAWGLVSAFALTGFMGFLLGPILNRYLGMQGGAEVVSSAFAMTALVFGGLSAYVLITRKDMSFLGGFITAGFFVLLGATLASFFFQISGLQLAISAGFVLFSSVCILFQTSAIIHGGERNYIMATISLYVSIYNLFVSLLQLFGIMSRDD; via the coding sequence ATGCGCGAACAGGATTACGCAGTTAATAACAGCGTGCAGGCTGAGCAGCTAGAGGTTAGCCGCGTCCTGCGCAACACATACGGCTTGCTCGCTCTCACCCTCGCATTCAGCGGCGTGATGGCGTTCGTCGCTCAGCAGATGCGTGTCGGCTACCCGAATATTTTCGTGGTGCTGATCGGTTTCTACGGGCTTTTCTTCCTCACCAACAAGCTCCGTGACTCGGCCTGGGGCCTGGTGTCGGCATTTGCCCTGACTGGTTTCATGGGGTTCCTGCTCGGCCCGATCCTCAACCGGTACCTGGGCATGCAGGGCGGCGCTGAAGTCGTCAGTTCGGCTTTCGCGATGACAGCGCTGGTGTTCGGTGGTCTGTCGGCTTACGTGCTGATCACCCGTAAGGACATGAGCTTCCTCGGTGGTTTCATCACGGCAGGCTTCTTTGTGCTGCTGGGCGCGACGCTGGCGAGCTTCTTCTTCCAGATCAGCGGTCTGCAACTGGCGATCAGCGCAGGTTTCGTGCTGTTCTCCTCGGTCTGCATTCTGTTCCAGACCAGCGCCATCATTCATGGCGGCGAGCGTAACTACATCATGGCGACCATCAGCCTGTATGTATCGATCTACAACCTGTTCGTCAGCTTGTTGCAGCTGTTCGGCATCATGAGCCGCGATGATTAA
- a CDS encoding YceK/YidQ family lipoprotein yields MKIQVVLLAALMLTGCGTVQTVLRGDEVAAKDLKEYKSYCGAVPRIYSGVTYDFCMLNAPLQKGRDAQVHDSAPAIVLIDVVISGALDTLLLPYTIYRQQADGSIIITE; encoded by the coding sequence ATGAAAATTCAGGTGGTTTTACTCGCGGCGTTGATGCTGACGGGTTGCGGTACGGTACAGACTGTGCTTCGCGGTGACGAAGTGGCGGCGAAGGATCTCAAGGAGTACAAAAGTTACTGCGGTGCCGTTCCCCGTATCTACAGCGGCGTGACTTACGATTTCTGCATGCTCAATGCCCCCCTGCAAAAAGGACGGGATGCGCAGGTGCATGACAGTGCTCCGGCCATTGTCCTCATCGACGTAGTCATTTCCGGCGCCCTCGATACGTTGCTCCTGCCCTATACAATCTACCGCCAGCAGGCCGATGGCAGCATTATCATCACGGAATGA
- a CDS encoding Lrp/AsnC family transcriptional regulator, translating to MTDNIDQVLISALMEDSRRSLKALAQISGLSSPSVAERLRRLEERGVLKGYTVEIDPKCFGYQLQAIVRIRPLPGQLQEVERQIQAIPEFTECDKVTGDDCFIARLHVRSMEQLDTLLDRLNTHAETNTAIVKKTPVKRRLPPMA from the coding sequence ATGACCGACAACATCGACCAAGTGCTCATCAGCGCATTGATGGAAGATTCCCGCCGTTCGCTCAAGGCCCTGGCGCAGATCAGCGGCTTGTCCTCACCCAGCGTTGCCGAGCGTTTGCGCAGGCTGGAAGAGCGTGGCGTGCTCAAGGGTTACACCGTCGAAATCGACCCGAAATGCTTCGGCTATCAACTCCAGGCCATCGTACGGATACGCCCGTTGCCGGGCCAGTTGCAGGAAGTCGAGCGGCAGATTCAGGCCATCCCCGAGTTCACCGAGTGCGACAAGGTCACCGGCGACGACTGCTTCATCGCGCGCCTGCATGTACGCTCGATGGAACAACTGGACACCCTGCTCGATCGCCTCAACACCCACGCCGAAACCAACACCGCCATCGTCAAGAAGACACCGGTCAAGCGCCGCTTGCCACCGATGGCATGA